From the genome of Hymenobacter cellulosilyticus, one region includes:
- the hemE gene encoding uroporphyrinogen decarboxylase: MLKNDLLLRAARGEETERTPVWLMRQAGRILPEYRALRGRLSGFKELVETPELAAEVTIQPVDALDVDAAIIFSDILVVPEAMGLTYEMVEARGPLFPETIKTAQDVARMRVADPEEHLGYVLEAIRVTKRALGGRVPLIGFAGAPWTILAYMVEGHGSKTFSKARRMLYTNPELAHELLDKITRTTITYLQAQIEAGANIVQVFDSWAGILPPDHYQQFSARYIAAICDAMPAGVPVTVFAKGAWFAVQDFAHFNCRTIGLDWNEDPRLVRAAIGHEKTLQGNLDPCALYGSREQVQTATIEMLRRFGPQRHIANLGHGVYPDTDPDNVRVFINTVKEFSTLAREGAI; encoded by the coding sequence ATGCTCAAGAACGACCTCCTGCTCCGCGCCGCCCGTGGCGAAGAAACCGAACGTACTCCCGTGTGGCTCATGCGCCAGGCGGGCCGAATTCTGCCCGAATACCGTGCCCTGCGCGGCCGCCTGAGCGGCTTTAAGGAGCTGGTCGAGACGCCGGAGCTGGCGGCGGAAGTAACCATTCAGCCCGTCGACGCCCTCGACGTGGACGCGGCCATCATCTTCTCCGACATTCTGGTGGTGCCCGAGGCCATGGGCCTGACCTACGAAATGGTGGAAGCCCGCGGCCCGCTGTTTCCCGAAACCATCAAAACGGCCCAGGACGTGGCCCGCATGCGCGTGGCCGACCCCGAGGAGCACCTGGGCTACGTGCTCGAAGCCATTCGCGTGACCAAGCGCGCCCTGGGCGGCCGGGTACCCCTCATCGGCTTTGCCGGCGCGCCCTGGACGATTCTGGCCTACATGGTGGAAGGTCACGGCTCCAAGACCTTCTCCAAGGCCCGGCGCATGCTCTACACCAACCCGGAGCTGGCCCACGAGCTGCTGGATAAAATCACGCGCACGACCATTACCTACCTGCAGGCCCAGATTGAAGCCGGCGCCAACATCGTGCAGGTGTTCGACTCCTGGGCCGGCATCCTGCCCCCCGACCATTACCAGCAGTTCTCGGCCCGCTACATTGCCGCCATCTGCGACGCCATGCCCGCCGGTGTGCCCGTCACGGTGTTTGCCAAAGGCGCTTGGTTTGCCGTGCAGGACTTTGCCCACTTCAACTGCCGCACCATCGGCCTTGATTGGAACGAGGACCCGCGCCTGGTGCGCGCCGCCATCGGCCACGAGAAAACCCTGCAGGGCAACCTCGACCCCTGCGCCCTTTACGGCAGCCGGGAGCAGGTTCAAACGGCTACCATCGAGATGCTGCGCCGCTTCGGTCCACAGCGTCACATTGCCAACCTGGGCCACGGCGTCTACCCCGACACCGACCCCGACAACGTGCGCGTGTTCATCAACACCGTCAAGGAGTTCAGCACCTTGGCCCGCGAAGGCGCTATTTAG
- a CDS encoding bifunctional heptose 7-phosphate kinase/heptose 1-phosphate adenyltransferase, which yields MSTAASLATLPAVFDAFNRLTVLIVGDVMMDAYVWGKASRLSPEAPVPVVNVSRTEQRLGGAANVALNVQALGATPLLCAVIGEDTGGDQLLDLLRDKDLSAEGIVRSSFRPTTVKQRILAAGQHLLRIDSEVETDLNVPEAQQLQARYEALIDRADVVIFEDYDKGVLNSGSIAHYIALARQKGIPTVVDPKKKNFLAYQHCTLFKPNLKELREGLKLEFGDTDADRPQFEAAVERLRELLKPEIVLVTLSERGVFSESEASGRSYIPAHLRMISDVSGAGDTVISIAALCVALGLEPPVTAALANLGGGLVCEQVGVVPIEKQRLLEEALAANVLMG from the coding sequence ATGTCGACTGCCGCTTCGCTTGCTACTTTGCCCGCCGTATTTGATGCCTTCAACCGCCTGACCGTGCTCATCGTGGGCGACGTAATGATGGATGCCTACGTTTGGGGCAAGGCCAGCCGCCTATCGCCCGAGGCGCCGGTGCCGGTGGTCAACGTGAGCCGGACCGAGCAGCGCCTGGGCGGAGCCGCCAACGTAGCCCTGAATGTGCAGGCCCTGGGCGCCACCCCGCTGCTGTGCGCCGTCATCGGTGAAGACACCGGCGGCGACCAGCTGCTGGACCTGCTGCGCGACAAAGACCTCTCGGCCGAGGGCATCGTGCGCAGCTCGTTTCGGCCTACCACCGTGAAGCAGCGCATTCTGGCCGCCGGGCAGCACCTGCTCCGCATCGACTCGGAAGTGGAAACCGACCTGAACGTGCCGGAAGCCCAGCAGCTGCAGGCCCGCTACGAAGCCCTGATTGACCGCGCCGACGTGGTTATCTTCGAAGACTACGACAAGGGCGTGCTCAACAGTGGCAGCATTGCCCACTACATTGCGTTGGCCCGGCAGAAAGGCATTCCCACCGTCGTCGACCCCAAGAAGAAGAACTTTCTGGCCTACCAGCACTGCACGCTGTTCAAGCCCAATCTGAAAGAGCTGCGCGAAGGGCTGAAGCTCGAATTCGGCGACACCGACGCCGACCGGCCTCAGTTTGAAGCCGCCGTAGAGCGCCTGCGCGAACTGCTCAAGCCCGAAATCGTGCTGGTCACCCTCTCCGAGCGGGGTGTGTTCAGCGAGTCCGAGGCCAGTGGCCGCAGCTACATACCGGCCCACCTGCGCATGATTTCCGACGTATCCGGCGCCGGCGACACGGTTATCAGCATTGCCGCCCTCTGCGTGGCCCTGGGGCTGGAGCCGCCTGTGACGGCCGCCCTGGCCAACCTCGGTGGTGGCCTGGTCTGCGAGCAGGTTGGCGTGGTACCGATTGAAAAGCAGCGGCTATTGGAAGAAGCCTTGGCGGCTAATGTTCTGATGGGCTAA